CATGAGATAATGTGAAAATAGAAATAGAGTAAATCCTCCCTCTAATTTATAAGCTATCCTTCTAGTTTCTCTAGACCTTTAGGTTATAGAGAACTCTTTATAATGACTCTAACAAACGTTGAATTGCATTTGTCGTTTAACTGATTGTATCCTTTAAATAAATAGTAGTTCATCCATCCTTCGAAGTTCCATCTCTTAAACTCGAATGGGTTTAACAATAATTGACATTATCCGATCTTTTGCTTCGCGATTTGGTATACCATGGCCATCTCCAAATTGGTACGTATACTGTCCCATTCTAGCTACATTTTGGACAGTGTTGATAAAGGAACTTGAGAAAACACGCTGGGAAGACGGTAgacttgtatttattttttcccATGAAGCACTTATCAGATGCTGCATATATTCACGGGCAACAGACTCTGAGACACCTGTTTCATGCATGTAACATTGTACTGATGTTGCAGCATCTCCCCTTTCTAGCTCGTTCTATATTTGACATCGTAAATATCTATGAGTTAATATAATCACAATGAAGCTGCAAAACTTTAATAGTAGCTTAAATGTGCTATATACTCTTGTATACCTTTGAAGTTGCCAAATCATTTGCAAATCGAAAGATCATAGATGACCAACGTATGAGATCAGATTGGTTTTTATTCATGTGTTCTAATGCTTCTTTTGTAATATTTTCATGGTCTCCAAGTTGACAATAAGCATGGATGCTCAGCAGTGGCCCTCCTACCGAAATCCAGGCGTTATTTGTATATTCTTCGAGTGTTGGTATGTAACCACTGTAGTACCATGTTGCCTCTACCAAGAATGCTTTGCATATATTTCCCCACTGAAATGTCATACATACGTATAGTGTCCAGTTAACACCCACCGACATACACCGAGTAAAAAAATAACACCCACCGACATACATTGGAACTTTTTGCGAAAACATGGAGGCTAGCTGATGACCAAAGTAGATATGCAAAGACATGTATACCGTACCGATTTCTTTAAGTATGGCATAACGTCTAGATTAATGTTGTTTCTTAGGTTCTCATAACCCGTTTCATTAACGGTGTTATACAGAGCAAAGAAACATATCTTCATGTAATGTGGAAggttatttactttgtttataTCCCACCTGTAAAAATAACAAATATCATTGTGCATGCACCTTTGACGGTCGTTAGAGTCGAACCCTACTATATGATAAGGTGACCATTCATTTATTTGTATATACCTTTCAACAGCTTTCGTAAATAGCTTGAGTTCATCCAGAGAACCATAGACATCATAAACGTCATCAATTACTGTAAGCAGATAACCGATTTTTGTGATTTGTCTCCTAACGTTTCTGTATTTAGGCTCAGAGTTAAGCCCTATACTCCAAAGAAAACATTCCACTAATCTGTTTCTAGCAAAACCTAGTGGTTCATCAAGGGCTAAGTCCCTCCACCACCTGATTGATAACAAAAAAATCATTAGAAATCACGTTATAATTAAGCGCGTGAACATTAaagtaaggaaaaaaaaaaacctggAAACATATTTTAGATCTTCATGGTATGTTGCTTGCACCATATTGAAATCGAGTTTAGCAAATTCAAGCAAGGTGGCATTTATATCCTGTTTCATCTCATACATATTTATGTGCTGTCGGACCTCCATTCTCGGCACTCTACACAACAAAGGAAGACCCAAGGAATGACTAATCACTTTTTCCAGAAAAATCGACATTCTACTTCTGTTATCATTTCTTTCTTTTAGGCAATTCTTAAGATGTTTGCTCGTGACTTTTCGGGCTTCATTCAAGATTTCTTCCCCTTTGTAAGCGTAGAATGAAGCCTCGTACAAACTTAGCAGGCCTTCGAAGTCTTTAACCCCTCCTCTGTTCGCATTAGCCTCTTCTACAAAGCTCTTTAACACAcctgcaaaaattcaaaaaattggaATTGAAATGAGTTTCATTATTAGTTaacttttaaaataaaaataataattgtgacATCACGATAGATAGAGAGAAACCTTGAGAGATTTCGTAACCATGTTGCCTAAAGAGCCTGAACTTTAGGGCTTCAATAGTCAGGTCACTCTTATAATCCTTGCAATTAATATAGATTTTTTCGATGGCGCTCTTGATCTCATCATGGAAATGGTAATCCAAGCCTAGCCTTTGGATGGTATCGATCAGCTTCAGCGAATATGGCAACCCACTGGCTCCATCAAACATGCAGCTTACATTTTCCTTCAGCTTTTCAGCTCTACCAGTACAGATCTCATTCTGTCCATCAACAAAGACAATTTGCAATTGAAACGTATTTACTCAAACATATAGCATGTTCAACGTAAATATTGCTATCTAGGGCTGCAATGTACTCACCTTATAATTATATTCACTAGCTAACGATTCCACAAACTCGTAATCCCAGATATTTGGGTGGTAATCGGCAGATCGCCTTGCTAAGAGTGGATCAGTACTGTTGGTAGTTCGAGAACTAACACCGTGACGTACATGTGAACTTCGATGTGGGGTACTTGGAACAATGTTTGAAGGCTGCGTATGTTGTGGTAATGCTGGTGTCAAGTTTTTGAGTGTGAGTACGGTTTGGGGCTGAATGAACAGATGAAAAGCCATAGCGGATTAGTTTATAGTTAAGGAGGGATGAATTCCAAGTGAATGAAGTTTTCAgttaaatcaacttgcatattaTATAGTACTCCCTCCGTGTCCAAAAGATAGGCAGGTTTATGTGTAGTTAAGGAGGGATAGGCAGGTTTGCTATGAAAAGCCATAGCGGATTAGTTTATAGTTAAGGAGGGATGAATTCCAAGTGAATGAAGTTTTCAGTTAAATCTAACTTGCATATTACATGGGATTTATGAAATAGACATAAAACCTGGTTCAAACTGTCCGGTTATCCACCACATCCTCCACCTGAGCAAGTTTTTTTTCGAAACCAAATTATATGCAACGTTAAAGCATTTTGAATCGGAAGTGCTATTTGGCTCCTTAATCTCCACCTCCCTAATCTCCTCCCTACAATATAAATCTCACATTAGGGAAATGGTGAACCCCACCTGAACATGAATACAAATCTCGATACGGATGTGGGACTTAGATTATAGGGAGGTGAAGAATAGGGAGCCAACAAGCATTTCAGATTTTGAATGGTTCCAATTCCCCATGTGATAAATGAATGGTTCCAATTCCCCATGCGATAAATGCGATAAACGCAATGAATGAAACAAGAGACATATTAGACCTACCGATAAAAGATATTCGTATTGTCTACCAAAGATAGGAAAATTGTGGACGAAATAGCTAAAGTGGTACACTGGTACTAGTGATACGTACGTACTTTGAATTTGGCCAGGCCATGTGAAGGCTCTGATATGTCAAAACAATCCATTTGGTCGATTGCATACGGTAGTGCTAAAAAAAAAGCAAGGTTTGATTCTTTGATAATAAGCATGTGAAGAGCTCTGGCTCTATCCTCTGATATGTCACAACTATATATAAATAAAGAGCAACTAGCCGACTACCTAGTACTGCTGCATTGTTgatattttattttagatttgatAGCACTCAATGGTGATAACAGGTAATTAACGGCAGGACAACATGTGGTATCATGTCACAAAGAAGACAGCTAGAGATGCAGTGAGGTTTGGCCTTAACAGCATATATGCTTGGCAAGCTTCTTCGTGCATCTTGTTAGCACGGCACACTTTATACCTCTATTGTTGTGTAATCTGTTGTGGCTCAACTTGAGCAAAATTTATACCAAGCAAGCAAGGATTTACTATTAACTTAGGTAATTAGAAAATACTTTTGTCTAATAAACGACATTTTTTTATATAGATGTCGATTTTAGTGCGATCCTATTATTTAAGCGccaagtttgtaaactctataaatagaatCGTAGACCTTTGCTCAAAACATTTGATAGGGTGAAATAGAGATTTTTGACTCAAGGTATGGAAAGACTGGGCTTTATCAAGGAATGGATCGATTTGATTCTCCAATGCATTAATACCACCTCAAGTGTGGTGCTAATAAACCTGGTGTCATTAGAGGCGAccccgaaagaattaggggcgatttTTTTATTCCTAACCCAAAGACACGGTTAAAGGATGTCCAAATTTATGAAAATTATGAAAGTACTCTAACACAATTGGtagttaaaaaatatatattatctaccgattactaGTATCATCAATATTGTGGTCGCTAGCAATCGGTAGATAGGTGAAGTTCATAAATAACTTCATAAACTACCTATTATTCTAGTTTCCATATTCGAAAAAATTGAGATTTTGGCAAATACAAAATTTGGGCTCCTTAATAGTTGGGGGTTAAATTACCTAATTTAACTACCGAATTATAATAGTTTCCAAATTTGAAAAATTGGTGATTTCGGCGAAAATAAAATTCGGGGGTTTGGATCTAATGCTCTGGATGTCACAACTTCAGTAAAGAAAAATGCGTTTTATCCTTGCAGAATGTCTGATTATGTGAAATATAAGGATGCTTCAGAATGTGGGAGTTGTACTGGTCCTTTGGAGTAAAATGACTTGTTTAGACCATGAAAAGCAATGAGACCATGAAAAGCAATGAATTAGAACACAAATTCCCCTCTTCTATACATGGAGGCATACAACTACCTAAGGTAACAAATCATGCAATAAGGAAAACCAAAAATGATCTGAAGAGAAAAATGGATATTGCAAGTGAACAGGTTTGCCGAGAGAATAATTTGTGGTCCAATT
This genomic stretch from Papaver somniferum cultivar HN1 chromosome 5, ASM357369v1, whole genome shotgun sequence harbors:
- the LOC113283726 gene encoding terpene synthase 10-like produces the protein MAFHLFIQPQTVLTLKNLTPALPQHTQPSNIVPSTPHRSSHVRHGVSSRTTNSTDPLLARRSADYHPNIWDYEFVESLASEYNYKNEICTGRAEKLKENVSCMFDGASGLPYSLKLIDTIQRLGLDYHFHDEIKSAIEKIYINCKDYKSDLTIEALKFRLFRQHGYEISQGVLKSFVEEANANRGGVKDFEGLLSLYEASFYAYKGEEILNEARKVTSKHLKNCLKERNDNRSRMSIFLEKVISHSLGLPLLCRVPRMEVRQHINMYEMKQDINATLLEFAKLDFNMVQATYHEDLKYVSRWWRDLALDEPLGFARNRLVECFLWSIGLNSEPKYRNVRRQITKIGYLLTVIDDVYDVYGSLDELKLFTKAVERWDINKVNNLPHYMKICFFALYNTVNETGYENLRNNINLDVMPYLKKSWGNICKAFLVEATWYYSGYIPTLEEYTNNAWISVGGPLLSIHAYCQLGDHENITKEALEHMNKNQSDLIRWSSMIFRFANDLATSKNELERGDAATSVQCYMHETGVSESVAREYMQHLISASWEKINTSLPSSQRVFSSSFINTVQNVARMGQYTYQFGDGHGIPNREAKDRIMSIIVKPIRV